The sequence below is a genomic window from Desulfomonile tiedjei.
GTCGGCTGGTTCAATGGCGCTACAAGGCGGTCGAGCCGCCCGCGGATGCCATTGCCGACGGAGAGATGGTCAACAGGCTGGTTCGGAAGCTGAAAGAGCTTTACCAAAAAGAAGGCGGCAAGTATCCCGATCCCATTCTCAACCTCAAGTGGGACTACGTGGACGACAAAGGAAAGTTCGACCCCCACAAGATGGCCAAGGAATGTAACGGCTATTTCCTGAAGGATGTGACGCTGAAAGATCCCGCGGGCAAAGATGTCACTTATAAGAAGGGAGATCTGGTCCCGGCGTTCCCCTTCCTACAGGCAGACGGGAGCACCTCCTGTGGAAACTGGCTCTTCTGCGCGAGTTACACCAATGCAGGGAACATGATGGCCCGCCGCGGAAAGGAAGACCCGACTGGCCTAGGGCTTAATCCAAACTGGGCCTGGTGCTGGCCGGTAAACCGGCGAGTGCTTTACAACCGGGCTTCCTGCGATCCCAGCGGCAACCCGTGGAATCCGAAAAGGCCGTTACTTAAATGGGAAGGCGGCAAATGGGTCGGCGATGTCCCGGACGGACCGGCGCCTCCCATGAGCGACAAGGAGAAAGGGAAACTTCCTTTCATCATGAAGCCGGACGGCAGGGCGTTCCTCTTTGGCCCCGGCCTGGCGGACGGACCCTTCCCCGAGCAGTACGAACCCTATGAAAACCCGCTCGGCAAGAACCCAATGTCAGCTCAGGTGATCAATCCCGTGTTTAAGATCTTCAAGAGCGACATGGACAAGGTGGCTTCAGGAGACCCGAAATTCCCTATCATATGCAGCACGAACACCATCACTGAGCATTGGTGTTCAGGTTCCATGACTCGATGGCAGCCGTGGCTCCTGGAGGCTCAGCCGGAGCTTTTCGTCGAAATGAGTCCGCAGCTGGCCGGAGAACTCAGCATCAAGAACGGTGATCGAGTGAAAGTTGAGTCGATAAGGGGCGAAGTGGAATGCGTCGCCATGGTGACACCTCGCATTCGACCTTTCAAGGTGGCCGGCAAGGTCCTGCATCAGGTGGCCTTACCGTTTGCTTTTGGATGGCTCATGCCCAAGTCCGATAAGAACTACTCAACCAATCAGCTCACTCCCGGAGTGGGCGATGCCAACACCATGTGTCCCGAATACAAGGGCTTCATGGTCAATGTCAAAAAAGTTTAAGGGGAGGTGTAAGAGATGTCGCAAGGATATTCAATACTCGTGGACACCTCCAAGTGCACTGCCTGCCGAGGTTGTCAGATTGCCTGCAAGCAGTGGAATCAGTTACCGGCCACAGCAACTAAAAACTGGGGCAGCTACCAGAATCCGCAGGATCTGTCCGCCGACACCTGGAAGCTCGTGAGATTCGCGGACGGAGTTAACGGGAACGGCAAGGTGTACTGGAACTTTTTCACCGATCAGTGCAGACATTGCCTTTCTCCCGGGTGCATGGCTGCTGCAGAGAAGGAAGAAATAGTTCAGGACGAGAAAACCGGTGCGGTTCTTTTCACCCCCAAAACCAAAGACCTTAACTTCAAGGAGACCCTGGAAGGCTGCCCATACAACATCCCTCGGCAGGACCCTAAAACCAAGCAGCTGTTCAAGTGCACCATGTGCTTCGAACGGATCTCCACCGGTCAGATTCCGGCCTGCGTGAAGTCATGCCCGACCGGAACGATGGCATTCGGGGAAAGGGATAAGATCGTTGAGCTGGCAAAGAAAAGGGTGGACGAACTCAAGAAATCTTTTCCCAAAGCCGCGGCCCTCAACGCCGACGACGTAAGAGTGATCTTCATCGTGAAAGACGATCCCAAGAAGTATTACCAGTACGCCGCCGGGAAATGATGTTTGCATGGAAACGGAGAACCGCCCCTGTGGTTTATCAGGGGCGGTTCTCCGCCTATTTCACAACGCCCCGACGGGCGGCCTGAGGACTTCCAGGATGACTGTCAGGCTCCGCTGCAAAGTCTGGATAGAAAACGAAGGCGGAAAGCCCATAATCGGCGAAGGCAGGCTGCGGATTCTCACGGCTGTTCGGCTCACGGGTTCGATAAGCAAGGCGGCACGCAAGCTGAACCTTCCCTTCCGCAGCGTTTGGGCAAAAATCAAGGATGCAGAGCGGCAGGTGGGATTCAAGATCGTAGATACAAATAGTTCCGGCTCAAGGCTGACGGCTGAGGGAGAAAAGCTCTTGGCGCAGTTTGCCGAGCTTCAGAGGAGTTGCACGCGATCAGCCCACGCGAAGTTCAAGAAGGTGTTTGTGGACAAAGGCTAGTCCGGCATGTTTGCGGCCAAGGGCTAGCCGGACGTTACCAGCTCAAACAACCCCGGATAGTTGATTACGGCCCCGGACGCCAATACGCTCAGCG
It includes:
- a CDS encoding formate dehydrogenase, whose protein sequence is MSQGYSILVDTSKCTACRGCQIACKQWNQLPATATKNWGSYQNPQDLSADTWKLVRFADGVNGNGKVYWNFFTDQCRHCLSPGCMAAAEKEEIVQDEKTGAVLFTPKTKDLNFKETLEGCPYNIPRQDPKTKQLFKCTMCFERISTGQIPACVKSCPTGTMAFGERDKIVELAKKRVDELKKSFPKAAALNADDVRVIFIVKDDPKKYYQYAAGK
- a CDS encoding LysR family transcriptional regulator; protein product: MTVRLRCKVWIENEGGKPIIGEGRLRILTAVRLTGSISKAARKLNLPFRSVWAKIKDAERQVGFKIVDTNSSGSRLTAEGEKLLAQFAELQRSCTRSAHAKFKKVFVDKG